The following are from one region of the Candidatus Polarisedimenticolia bacterium genome:
- the radC gene encoding DNA repair protein RadC has protein sequence MPALDEGKAAASLQPTPTNNQAPATVRLREKAIRSGTSSLTNVELLALLLGSGSARHNALAVAEQLVEQYGAEKLPDLPVTTWQSVRGMGGANACRMAAAFELGRRLMTSPNADEPRVSSPAEAYALVRDLKKARKEHLVALYLDAQNRLITRETVSVGSLNTTRTHPREVLQPAIVNSALAFILVHNHPSGSLDPSRDDVEFTRTMARAGELMGINLYDHIIVSRRGFVSLKERGLL, from the coding sequence ATGCCCGCACTTGATGAGGGCAAAGCTGCGGCTAGCTTGCAGCCAACGCCCACCAACAATCAGGCCCCCGCCACGGTGCGCCTGCGCGAAAAAGCTATACGGTCCGGCACCAGCTCTCTCACCAACGTCGAACTCCTCGCCCTGCTGCTTGGAAGCGGCTCCGCTCGACACAACGCTCTTGCAGTTGCGGAGCAGCTCGTCGAGCAGTACGGAGCCGAGAAGTTACCGGACCTTCCCGTCACAACCTGGCAGAGCGTCCGCGGCATGGGAGGCGCGAACGCCTGCCGTATGGCGGCCGCGTTCGAACTCGGCCGACGTCTCATGACCTCGCCGAACGCCGACGAGCCGCGCGTCAGTTCTCCGGCCGAAGCCTACGCCCTTGTGCGCGACTTGAAGAAAGCACGGAAGGAGCACTTGGTCGCCCTTTACCTCGACGCTCAGAACCGGCTCATTACCCGTGAGACCGTTTCAGTCGGCAGCCTCAATACCACCCGCACCCATCCCCGCGAGGTCCTGCAGCCTGCGATCGTTAATTCCGCGCTCGCGTTCATCCTGGTTCACAACCACCCAAGCGGGAGCCTCGACCCCAGTCGGGACGACGTTGAGTTCACCCGGACCATGGCTCGCGCCGGCGAGCTCATGGGCATCAACCTCTACGACCACATCATCGTGAGTCGGCGGGGTTTCGTGAGCCTCAAAGAGCGAGGTCTACTCTAG
- a CDS encoding SIR2 family protein: MDELVPLGLRNALESGQCVLFVGSGVGACARDKNGEPAPLGRQLAKDLAIQFGIEATETPSLPKIAQIVELRRGRRELEAYLGKRLTGLEPDDHLKWLFSLRWKAVFTTNYDSLIQRTYELSGEPQQTPVTISSTAAFVPYDPRFQVPVYHLHGTLFGTEKARILITEEDYVAFREPRRMLFETLRKEFATSTILYVGYAHEDLDWRMVHSELRSEFSPSSPPPSYRVALDTDPLDEEILRSHGIETIASSLADFAQGASDTLKALKIDPSRLDALKSSVPSDLVSAFDANPAATMRLLNSWTYVNQAQFQEAPNIKAFLSGDLPNWGLVARHLTFERDVEESVYDDLIDFATATTPSAGSIILLGSAGYGVSTVLMTLAAKLAADRAGAVFMHRRGTPMLEGDVEYAGSLDQARTFYFIDNAADHSTEIRTVLQRLRELGRPALLVLGERLNEWRQVHSRLRAKEYSVKELSDAEIERLLEFLGREDALKALEPLDHDLQVAAIKEKHGKQLLVVMREATENRGFDAIIEDEYRSLENESARRLYAAVSCGSSVRTYLRDGVLSGVLDVDIASLHAATKDATEGVIHWDCLDESSGVYGARTRHQVIAEIVWNRCVADSDKETIILSVLNKLNLTYYTDVRAFESFIRSDRQVDSIASLDGRIRFFEAACRKNPENPYVLQHYARMLLRMDKLELALAQIEHAIDVAPGVRVLYHTKGSVLQQLALSAASAEIGRKRMAQSEEAYRQALSADPKDAYSYQGLAGLYLGWAKRTQGEEQSEYVSRAEGIISTGLRQARERSGLWIMSSEIEKWLGKRPETIAALEKAVLASPGSPIARYLLGRAYRRGGELEKAASILRGAVESDPNEFRAGVEYAQCLVDLGDPYSKAIAVIRLGELYGKRDPRYVATLGGMLFVNGDFSEANQIFAAAKTAGFSFDESTRVEFAPGDPKERQNPWRLEGTVVKVGPGYAFLRAPGYPDIFCHGSKFGRLLLVKDMRVTFKLAFSARGQVAVELRQA; encoded by the coding sequence ATGGATGAGTTGGTTCCCCTAGGGCTACGAAACGCCCTCGAATCCGGGCAGTGCGTCCTCTTTGTGGGTTCTGGGGTTGGCGCGTGTGCGAGGGACAAGAACGGGGAGCCGGCTCCGTTAGGAAGGCAGCTTGCGAAGGACCTTGCGATACAGTTTGGCATCGAGGCGACTGAAACACCCAGCCTGCCCAAAATCGCGCAGATCGTAGAGCTCCGACGTGGACGAAGAGAATTAGAGGCATATCTAGGAAAACGTTTGACCGGATTGGAGCCTGACGATCATCTGAAGTGGCTATTTTCCTTGCGGTGGAAGGCGGTTTTCACGACAAACTATGACTCTCTGATCCAGAGAACCTACGAGCTAAGCGGCGAACCACAACAGACCCCAGTAACAATCTCCAGCACTGCCGCTTTCGTTCCCTACGATCCTCGCTTCCAGGTTCCCGTCTATCACCTACACGGAACTCTGTTCGGAACGGAAAAAGCGCGGATCCTAATCACGGAAGAGGACTACGTAGCGTTTCGCGAACCACGCCGAATGCTTTTTGAAACGCTTAGAAAAGAGTTTGCTACGTCAACGATCCTCTACGTCGGCTACGCACACGAGGACCTAGATTGGCGAATGGTCCACTCTGAACTCCGTTCAGAGTTTTCACCATCATCACCCCCACCCTCGTACCGAGTTGCACTCGACACCGATCCACTCGACGAGGAAATCCTCCGATCGCATGGAATTGAGACTATCGCAAGCTCCCTTGCGGATTTCGCGCAAGGGGCGAGCGACACCCTGAAAGCGCTGAAGATTGATCCGAGCCGGCTTGACGCGCTCAAGTCCAGCGTCCCATCAGACCTGGTGTCGGCCTTCGACGCGAACCCCGCGGCGACGATGCGGCTATTGAATTCGTGGACCTACGTCAATCAGGCCCAGTTTCAAGAGGCCCCAAACATCAAAGCATTTCTATCGGGAGATTTGCCAAATTGGGGACTCGTCGCGAGGCATCTTACGTTCGAGAGAGATGTCGAAGAGTCGGTTTACGATGATCTAATAGACTTTGCAACTGCTACCACCCCGAGCGCGGGGAGCATAATTCTACTAGGCTCAGCAGGATACGGAGTCTCAACAGTTCTCATGACGCTGGCTGCCAAATTGGCGGCTGACAGAGCAGGTGCGGTCTTCATGCATCGAAGGGGCACCCCCATGTTAGAAGGGGATGTGGAATACGCTGGCTCCCTCGATCAGGCCAGGACCTTCTATTTCATTGATAACGCCGCCGACCACAGCACTGAAATCAGGACGGTTCTGCAGCGACTTCGCGAGTTAGGAAGGCCGGCCCTCTTAGTATTGGGGGAAAGATTGAACGAGTGGCGACAGGTCCACAGCAGGCTTCGCGCGAAAGAGTATTCAGTTAAAGAACTCAGTGATGCTGAGATCGAGCGGCTATTAGAGTTCTTGGGACGCGAGGACGCTCTTAAGGCACTGGAGCCGTTGGATCACGACCTCCAGGTTGCGGCGATAAAGGAGAAACACGGTAAACAGCTCTTGGTCGTAATGCGCGAAGCCACGGAGAATCGGGGATTCGATGCGATAATTGAAGACGAGTATAGAAGCCTAGAGAATGAGTCGGCCCGTCGACTGTACGCAGCTGTAAGCTGTGGCTCGTCCGTTAGAACGTATCTAAGGGACGGCGTTCTCAGCGGGGTTCTCGACGTGGATATCGCATCACTGCATGCGGCGACAAAGGATGCAACTGAGGGTGTGATTCATTGGGACTGCCTTGACGAGTCGAGTGGTGTCTATGGGGCTCGTACGCGTCATCAAGTTATCGCTGAGATCGTCTGGAACCGGTGCGTAGCTGATTCGGACAAAGAGACAATCATCTTATCGGTGTTGAACAAGCTGAACCTTACATATTACACGGATGTGCGCGCGTTCGAGTCGTTTATCCGAAGCGACAGACAAGTGGATAGCATCGCGTCGCTTGACGGACGGATTAGATTCTTCGAGGCTGCTTGCAGAAAGAATCCAGAAAACCCGTATGTGTTGCAGCACTATGCGCGAATGCTCCTCAGGATGGACAAATTAGAGCTTGCGCTCGCGCAAATTGAACACGCCATCGATGTGGCGCCCGGCGTACGAGTCCTGTATCACACGAAGGGTTCGGTATTACAACAGCTAGCGTTAAGCGCAGCGAGTGCCGAGATAGGGCGAAAGCGGATGGCGCAAAGCGAAGAGGCCTACCGGCAAGCGCTCAGCGCCGATCCCAAGGATGCGTATTCCTATCAGGGTTTGGCGGGCCTATACCTGGGATGGGCTAAACGCACTCAAGGAGAAGAACAGTCTGAATACGTCAGCAGAGCTGAGGGGATTATTAGTACAGGGTTGAGACAGGCGAGAGAACGTTCCGGTCTGTGGATCATGTCGTCAGAGATCGAAAAATGGTTGGGTAAGCGACCGGAGACTATTGCTGCGCTTGAGAAGGCTGTCCTTGCGAGCCCGGGAAGTCCGATCGCACGGTATTTATTGGGAAGAGCCTATCGGCGAGGCGGTGAGCTGGAGAAGGCAGCAAGTATACTGCGGGGTGCGGTTGAGAGCGATCCGAACGAGTTCCGGGCTGGGGTTGAGTATGCGCAATGTTTGGTGGATCTCGGTGATCCCTATTCAAAGGCGATCGCAGTGATTAGGTTGGGGGAACTCTACGGAAAGAGAGACCCACGATACGTAGCGACCCTAGGTGGGATGCTGTTCGTTAATGGTGACTTCTCAGAAGCAAATCAGATCTTCGCGGCCGCGAAAACCGCGGGCTTTAGCTTCGATGAGTCCACGCGCGTGGAGTTCGCGCCGGGTGATCCGAAGGAACGGCAAAATCCCTGGAGGTTGGAAGGCACAGTCGTGAAAGTTGGTCCAGGATATGCTTTTCTCAGGGCTCCTGGGTATCCGGATATTTTCTGTCACGGCTCCAAATTCGGTCGATTGTTGCTGGTCAAAGACATGCGGGTGACATTCAAGCTGGCGTTTTCCGCACGGGGGCAGGTTGCTGTCGAGCTGCGACAGGCCTAG
- a CDS encoding recombinase family protein, which translates to MKKAIAVYLRVSTTGQDVRSQEPDLRAWLRAHGRGRTVLWYRDRFTGSTLERPGMRKLEEDVRGGRIETLVVWRLDRLGRTAGQTITFLDGLGEAGVRFVSLRDGLDTSTATGRLMRTIIAGFAEYEREVISERIRAGIAQARAKGKRWGGKKRGQRHRLTKEKPAAVQDLLTAGKKKAAIARQLGVSRSSIYRGMRILGES; encoded by the coding sequence ATGAAGAAGGCGATTGCCGTCTATCTGCGAGTCTCGACCACTGGCCAGGACGTGAGATCCCAGGAGCCGGACCTTCGTGCGTGGCTCCGCGCCCACGGTCGAGGCAGGACGGTCCTGTGGTACCGCGACCGGTTCACGGGCTCCACGCTGGAGCGGCCAGGAATGCGGAAGCTAGAGGAGGATGTTCGGGGAGGAAGGATTGAGACCTTGGTCGTGTGGCGCCTAGATCGGTTGGGCAGAACAGCCGGCCAGACAATCACTTTTCTCGATGGCCTGGGTGAGGCCGGCGTCAGGTTTGTGTCACTGCGGGACGGGCTGGACACCAGCACGGCCACGGGCCGGCTCATGCGGACCATCATCGCCGGCTTTGCCGAGTATGAGCGCGAGGTCATCTCCGAACGCATCCGCGCCGGCATCGCTCAGGCCCGCGCGAAGGGAAAGCGGTGGGGCGGAAAGAAGCGCGGGCAGAGGCACAGGCTGACGAAGGAGAAACCGGCGGCCGTGCAGGACCTTCTCACTGCGGGGAAGAAGAAGGCCGCCATCGCAAGACAGCTCGGCGTGAGCCGCAGTTCGATCTATCGGGGGATGAGGATCCTCGGCGAATCCTGA
- a CDS encoding exo-alpha-sialidase: MSKRQRRFATRSGAPVKLRDLWLVLVVWAAFSAESNLLGYFGGDQTPPQPLNTDAATDSAIDYLPQVATDGAGNWVAVWYSGGRFGADADIIVSRSTNNGATWTPPQALNTDAATDNAVDAEPQVTTDGAGNWMAVWSSRGRFGGDADIIVSRSTNNGATWTPPQALNTDAATESNDDYSPQVATDGAGNWVAVWFGYRFGTTVDIIVSRSTNNGAFWTPAQALNTDAATDSAFDYFPQVTTDGAGNWVAVWYSAGRFGTDADIIMSRSTNNGATWTPPQTLNTDAATDSAVDSEPQVTTDGAGNWVAVWSSRGGFGGDADIIVSRSTNNGATWTPPQALNTDAATDPEYGDDRFPQVTTDGAGNWVTVWDSWGRFGSSMDIIVSRSTNNGATWTPPQALNTDAATDPYDDSYPKVTTDGAGNWMAVWYSSGRFGPDFDVLMSRSGILYAALGDSYSSGEGVPGYLPGTANKGVNECHRSTRAYGFQFKFPGVALGDEEFLACSGARTYNVAHGGISPDSAPGEPPQLDRVYDADPNTYIVNENTDMVTITIGGNDVGFDEVLTLCGTTRRCDSSSFVPFAPADTRPLNKILADRISLITAPRVAIIYEEIKQFAPDAAVFVLDYPHLFAAGDCLQPEGLLFDSAERTFLNNAADNLNVTLQSVAAAQGVHFIDVTTRFSGHEVCAPLEWLNGWNPVWIPNHSGSFHPNSFGQNQYAKRLLSYIQNRLATPGWPILPTGLPANPNPMGTGARVAAGSLTVLPSLGDLRVEPAVAPPCDSHGFYVPGQAVRLLGKGYGAGAGLIIRLVADDGTYEVDFATATADGSGSVDSVTSIPSGSPTTGDALLEVLGLGADGGALLLLSRIGLGTSFSSDADGDTIHDVCDNCPTTSNVAQSDADGDGVGDACDACPNDPENDLDHDGLCANVDPCPWDAQNDIDGDGYCESQDNCPSVHNPDQVDSDNDGAGDACDSAPQDPTLIAVPAEVSGLLFSSATALAWGSATTQAGIATVHDVIRGDLYSLPVAGSTPTCVAAGISTVTNDDPTLPQSGQGFWYLVRGRNALGNGTYGYQSDGTERLSSACP; this comes from the coding sequence ATGAGCAAAAGGCAGCGACGCTTTGCAACGCGGTCCGGTGCGCCGGTGAAGCTGAGGGATCTATGGCTGGTTTTGGTCGTTTGGGCGGCGTTCTCTGCCGAAAGCAACTTGCTTGGCTACTTCGGGGGGGACCAAACCCCACCGCAGCCTTTGAACACCGACGCCGCGACAGACAGCGCCATCGACTACCTTCCTCAAGTCGCGACGGATGGCGCGGGTAACTGGGTAGCGGTGTGGTACTCGGGGGGTAGGTTCGGCGCTGACGCCGACATCATCGTCTCGCGCAGCACCAACAACGGCGCGACCTGGACTCCGCCACAGGCTCTGAACACCGACGCCGCGACGGACAACGCCGTTGACGCCGAGCCTCAAGTTACGACGGATGGCGCGGGCAACTGGATGGCGGTGTGGTCCTCAAGGGGCAGGTTCGGCGGTGACGCCGACATCATCGTCTCGCGCAGCACCAACAACGGCGCGACCTGGACTCCGCCACAGGCTCTGAACACCGACGCCGCGACAGAATCCAATGATGACTACTCGCCTCAAGTCGCGACGGATGGCGCGGGCAATTGGGTCGCGGTGTGGTTCGGATATAGGTTCGGCACTACTGTCGATATCATCGTCTCGCGCAGCACGAACAATGGTGCATTTTGGACTCCGGCACAGGCCCTGAACACTGACGCCGCGACGGATAGCGCGTTCGATTACTTCCCTCAAGTCACGACGGATGGCGCGGGCAACTGGGTGGCGGTGTGGTACTCGGCTGGTAGGTTCGGCACTGATGCCGACATCATCATGTCGCGCAGCACCAACAACGGCGCGACCTGGACTCCGCCACAGACTCTGAACACCGACGCCGCGACGGACAGCGCCGTTGACTCTGAGCCTCAAGTCACGACGGATGGCGCGGGCAACTGGGTGGCGGTGTGGTCCTCAAGGGGTGGGTTCGGCGGTGACGCCGACATCATCGTCTCGCGCAGCACCAACAACGGTGCGACCTGGACTCCGCCACAGGCTCTGAACACCGACGCCGCGACAGATCCGGAATACGGCGACGACCGCTTTCCTCAAGTCACGACGGATGGGGCGGGCAACTGGGTGACGGTGTGGGACTCATGGGGTAGGTTCGGGTCTAGCATGGACATCATCGTCTCGCGCAGCACCAACAACGGTGCGACCTGGACTCCGCCACAGGCTCTGAACACCGACGCCGCGACAGACCCCTATGACGACTCCTATCCTAAAGTCACTACGGATGGCGCGGGCAACTGGATGGCGGTTTGGTACTCAAGCGGTAGGTTCGGCCCTGACTTCGACGTCCTCATGTCGCGCAGTGGCATCCTCTATGCAGCCCTTGGGGATTCGTACTCGTCGGGAGAGGGGGTTCCTGGCTACCTTCCTGGCACGGCGAACAAGGGCGTCAACGAGTGCCACCGCTCTACAAGGGCCTACGGTTTCCAGTTCAAGTTTCCTGGAGTCGCCCTCGGTGACGAGGAGTTCCTCGCCTGCAGCGGCGCGCGAACGTATAACGTCGCGCATGGGGGCATTTCTCCAGACAGTGCCCCTGGCGAACCACCGCAGCTCGACCGAGTGTACGATGCCGATCCAAACACCTACATCGTCAACGAGAACACCGACATGGTCACGATTACCATTGGTGGCAACGATGTGGGGTTTGACGAGGTTCTGACCCTCTGTGGGACCACCCGGCGTTGCGATTCAAGTTCCTTCGTTCCTTTCGCGCCGGCCGATACGAGGCCACTGAACAAGATCCTTGCTGATCGGATTTCACTGATTACAGCACCGCGCGTCGCGATCATCTACGAGGAGATCAAGCAGTTTGCCCCAGACGCAGCAGTATTCGTGCTCGACTATCCTCACTTGTTTGCGGCTGGGGATTGCCTACAACCGGAAGGCCTGTTGTTCGACAGCGCCGAGCGGACGTTCCTCAACAACGCTGCCGACAACCTGAACGTTACACTTCAGTCGGTGGCCGCAGCTCAGGGCGTTCATTTTATCGATGTGACCACTCGCTTCAGCGGACACGAAGTATGTGCGCCCCTTGAGTGGCTCAATGGTTGGAACCCCGTTTGGATTCCTAATCATTCCGGGTCGTTCCATCCGAATTCCTTCGGACAGAATCAGTATGCGAAGAGATTGCTCTCGTATATTCAGAATCGATTAGCAACTCCTGGCTGGCCCATACTACCGACTGGTCTGCCGGCGAACCCAAATCCGATGGGGACAGGAGCACGCGTCGCCGCGGGCTCCCTGACAGTGCTCCCGTCCCTTGGAGATCTCAGGGTCGAGCCCGCGGTTGCGCCGCCATGCGACAGCCATGGATTCTACGTTCCCGGTCAGGCGGTGCGGTTACTAGGCAAAGGCTATGGCGCCGGAGCAGGACTCATTATTCGGTTGGTCGCTGACGACGGCACTTATGAGGTCGATTTTGCTACGGCGACCGCCGATGGTAGCGGCTCGGTGGACTCAGTAACCTCGATCCCGTCGGGATCGCCGACCACCGGTGATGCGCTGCTCGAGGTGCTCGGGTTGGGTGCTGACGGGGGCGCCCTGCTGCTCCTCTCACGGATCGGGCTGGGCACCTCCTTTTCGAGCGACGCGGACGGTGACACCATCCACGACGTTTGCGACAATTGTCCAACGACGAGTAACGTCGCGCAGAGCGATGCGGATGGCGACGGAGTCGGGGATGCCTGTGACGCTTGCCCGAACGATCCAGAGAATGATTTGGATCACGACGGACTCTGCGCGAACGTGGACCCATGCCCTTGGGACGCTCAGAACGACATCGATGGCGATGGCTATTGCGAAAGTCAGGACAATTGTCCGTCTGTCCACAACCCCGACCAGGTAGATTCCGACAATGACGGCGCTGGCGATGCGTGCGATTCGGCCCCACAGGATCCCACGCTTATCGCGGTCCCCGCGGAAGTAAGCGGCCTCCTGTTTTCCTCGGCGACAGCACTGGCGTGGGGTTCGGCGACGACGCAGGCGGGCATCGCGACGGTGCACGACGTGATTCGGGGCGATCTGTACTCGCTACCCGTCGCCGGCTCGACTCCTACTTGCGTTGCTGCCGGCATATCAACCGTCACAAACGATGATCCCACTCTCCCGCAGAGTGGACAAGGGTTCTGGTATCTCGTTCGCGGCCGCAACGCCCTGGGGAATGGGACGTACGGATACCAGAGTGACGGGACTGAACGGCTGAGTAGTGCCTGCCCCTAG
- a CDS encoding tyrosine-type recombinase/integrase, translated as MRGSSGATPLFRTMGEKRQLTAERITRNDILRMVKHRALAAGLPDTTSCHTFRATGITAFLENGGTIENAQLIAAHESRRTTELYDRSSDEITLDEVERIAI; from the coding sequence TTGCGCGGCTCTTCTGGGGCGACGCCCCTCTTCCGGACGATGGGCGAGAAGCGGCAGCTCACCGCCGAGCGGATCACCCGGAACGACATCCTCCGGATGGTCAAGCACCGGGCCTTGGCCGCGGGGCTACCCGACACGACTTCCTGCCATACCTTCCGAGCAACCGGAATCACCGCCTTCCTCGAGAACGGCGGCACCATCGAGAACGCGCAGTTGATCGCCGCCCATGAGTCCCGCAGGACGACCGAGCTTTACGACCGGAGCTCGGACGAGATCACCCTGGACGAGGTCGAGCGGATCGCGATCTGA
- a CDS encoding phospholipase D family protein — protein MLYNQPLAVRFGNELIRHVDPFWDKIDIAVAWVRASGMAYLTEPLANFLRQGGEASFIVGIDLRNTTREGLEALLALEQYGRSETFVYHNEAGSIFHPKLYLFRNEEEARLIVGSNNLTEYGLYVNVEAGLQVDMGVDEPVVAQTLDALSSWKDTAGRLAARLDQEFLARLRREGYVPDEAVVRAQIQRERERGPGREGPPLFGSRRFGAPARAAVEAGRAVAARERARRPARPAAEITVPSGTVLLMRLRKAHVTDRPTQTQIPFRVVDTFFKGAAEVRSRHSGQGHAIIEASARGGRNTMKMEIPEMREFTQPVARFERTPEGIMYETYDMGSPQGNQIMASLEEGRGNGTTQMTISDAERATWWRFI, from the coding sequence TTGCTCTACAATCAGCCGTTAGCAGTCCGCTTTGGAAACGAGCTGATCCGTCACGTAGATCCGTTCTGGGACAAGATCGACATAGCTGTAGCTTGGGTGCGCGCCTCTGGGATGGCGTATCTTACCGAACCGCTTGCGAATTTCTTGAGGCAGGGCGGCGAGGCATCGTTCATCGTAGGGATTGATCTCCGCAACACGACGCGAGAAGGTCTAGAGGCTCTGCTGGCTCTGGAGCAGTATGGACGGTCCGAGACCTTCGTCTACCACAACGAAGCAGGCAGCATTTTCCATCCGAAGCTGTACCTCTTCCGAAATGAGGAGGAAGCACGTTTGATCGTGGGGTCGAACAACCTCACTGAGTATGGCCTGTACGTGAATGTGGAGGCGGGCTTGCAGGTAGACATGGGCGTGGACGAGCCAGTCGTGGCCCAGACGCTCGACGCACTATCGTCCTGGAAGGACACGGCCGGTAGACTCGCGGCACGGCTGGATCAGGAGTTTCTTGCGCGATTGCGAAGGGAAGGGTATGTGCCAGACGAAGCAGTGGTACGAGCTCAAATCCAGCGGGAGAGAGAACGAGGGCCTGGCCGCGAAGGCCCCCCGTTGTTCGGGTCACGGCGATTTGGGGCCCCGGCTCGCGCAGCGGTAGAAGCCGGGCGCGCAGTTGCCGCACGTGAGCGAGCCCGGCGGCCTGCCCGGCCAGCGGCAGAAATCACTGTTCCATCGGGGACCGTTCTTCTGATGCGGCTGAGGAAAGCGCATGTAACCGACCGCCCGACGCAGACACAGATACCTTTCCGGGTTGTGGACACGTTTTTCAAAGGCGCCGCGGAGGTTCGGAGCAGACACTCCGGACAAGGACACGCCATCATAGAAGCCTCCGCCAGAGGCGGTCGGAATACGATGAAGATGGAAATCCCGGAGATGAGAGAGTTCACCCAGCCGGTGGCCCGATTTGAGCGAACGCCAGAAGGTATCATGTATGAAACGTACGATATGGGGTCCCCGCAGGGCAACCAGATTATGGCGAGCCTTGAGGAGGGTAGGGGTAACGGGACGACACAGATGACGATCAGTGATGCCGAGAGAGCCACTTGGTGGCGGTTTATCTGA
- a CDS encoding site-specific DNA-methyltransferase, with protein MTQSVAKSIKEKSKVTKDEWREYTKTVWMIANTSRDDHPAVFPEEIPLRLAKLFSFYGETVLDPFAGTGTTARAVIPLGRRALCVDQNAKYVRTIKKECKNLSNGHSPAFEALEAVCGDSRKLGFVRDNSIALVVTSPPYWNKADYGHSQSNLGKIESYSSFLESVRPVFEECFRVLMPGRKMCVVTANVNQHTDHGLLTFPLATDFAVLLREIGFVMVNEIIWSKNGTGGKWGSYGAQRPIFGSYPYPPNFLFKNVHEYVLIFAKPALSKTKGPKVKVYRDLVAGMDRVVNGDAL; from the coding sequence ATGACGCAAAGCGTAGCCAAGTCTATTAAGGAAAAGAGCAAGGTCACAAAGGACGAGTGGAGGGAATACACCAAGACCGTCTGGATGATCGCAAACACGAGCCGGGATGACCATCCGGCGGTGTTCCCCGAGGAAATCCCTCTTCGCTTGGCGAAGCTCTTCAGCTTCTACGGTGAAACGGTACTTGATCCGTTTGCCGGAACGGGCACGACGGCGCGGGCGGTGATCCCGTTGGGACGGCGCGCTCTGTGCGTGGACCAGAACGCGAAGTACGTGCGCACCATCAAGAAGGAATGCAAGAATCTCAGCAACGGCCATTCGCCGGCGTTCGAGGCGCTGGAAGCTGTCTGCGGTGACAGCCGGAAGCTTGGCTTCGTCCGAGACAACAGCATCGCCCTGGTCGTCACCAGCCCGCCGTACTGGAATAAGGCGGATTACGGTCATTCACAGAGTAACCTCGGCAAGATCGAGAGCTACAGCTCTTTTCTCGAGAGCGTACGTCCGGTTTTCGAGGAATGTTTTCGTGTTCTGATGCCGGGTCGAAAGATGTGCGTTGTCACCGCCAATGTGAACCAGCATACGGATCATGGCCTGCTGACGTTTCCCTTGGCGACCGACTTCGCGGTCCTTCTGCGTGAGATCGGATTTGTGATGGTCAATGAAATTATCTGGTCGAAGAACGGTACTGGCGGAAAGTGGGGTTCCTATGGAGCGCAGCGCCCGATATTCGGGAGCTATCCTTATCCCCCAAATTTCCTGTTCAAGAACGTGCACGAGTACGTTCTGATTTTCGCCAAACCGGCATTGTCGAAAACGAAGGGTCCAAAAGTAAAGGTGTACCGCGACCTTGTCGCGGGGATGGACCGTGTGGTGAACGGAGATGCGCTCTAG